Part of the Gimesia chilikensis genome, TCCCCTATAAAAGTGGCGGTTTCAGCGACAGTGACTTTGAATTCATGCCGGACGGCTCGATTGTCTGGTTCCTGCGGTCAACCTGGTATTCTTCGACCGGCAAGGAATGGGACCCGATGTATATGACGCGTTCGACCGACATGGGACGGACCTGGTCGAAACCGGTCAAGTTCGACCGGGTTGGTATTCTGCCGCGATTGTGTCGAATGGAGAATGGCGTGACGCTTCTCTGCTATGCCCGTCCCGGAACATTCGTGCGAGCCGCGCTCAATGACAGTGGAACGAAGTGGACCGAACCTTTGGTGGTGATGACGCCCGGAGATCGCAGTGGACTGGCTAACAAGCCGGTGGCGGAGCCGACCTTTCACGACTGGGACGGTTCCTGTAATAACCCGGAGATCGTCCCCCTGGATGAGAACAGTGCCCTGCTCTTCTACAGCGATTTTTATTATCCGGATGAGAACGGTGTGAAACGCAAGACGATTTTGTGTCGGAAGATTACGGTGGAGTGAGCGGTTAGCTGAATCGTATAGTTAATACCAGCATCGAAAGACAAACCAGTAGAGCTCGCTGATGCGACATTTTCTCTGGGATGATAGTCTTCTCTGTCAGTTTCCTGCTCGCTGCGCTCGGCCCGAATTACATTCGGGCCTACCCTGAGACGTGCTTTCATTTCCCATTGGTGTGTTTCATTGCTGATGCTCCTCGCCAGGCGGGCGGACACGCAGGTACCGCCCCTACTATTCTATAAGCGCAGCTTCTTCACAAGTCGTGTCCTGCTTCTGTTGTCTGTGTTTTTCCGGTTTCGAAATGAAATAGGATAGCACTACGGATGTGGCAATCATGCCCAGCACTGACAGCACCAACTTCAGATACATGGGCCAGGGATAGATGGGGACGGTAAAAGCTTTTTCACTTGCGTCATAATATTTCAGATCAAAGGCCAGCAGCACTGCGAGCATGCCTTGTGGAATCACCAGCAATAACATCATCAGCATATTCTGTTTTTTCATCTTTTTATTCCTGACGGGAAACGGAATTCGGCTTCTGTGTGGCTGATGTATTTAGCGCTGTTATTGTTGGTTCCATTTTACCTGCCCACCTGAAATGAAAAAAGCACATTTCCATTTTCCCACATTATTTCCAGATTCGTGTAAGCTGCCGTCCCCTGTCATCAGACACTGATATCTAATTTCGTTTTGTATCCACGGGGGGCGATCTGGTAAAAAATATTGAAATCATTGAATTCCGTTGTCACAGTCATTCGTAGAATGTGTCTAATAGACGGGGACCTCTACGTAGAGGCCGAATCAATAGACCAGATCATGTGGATGAGACAATGTATAATCCCTTTTTAGAAGCGGATGACGATGCCCGGCAGGATATCGAACTGGTTGAGCGGGCCAGGAACGGAGACCGTGCTGCGCTGGAAGCCCTGATTCTCAGGCATCAGGCCTGGATTTACAATATCGCGGTACGGATGGTTTTCCAGCCTCATGATGCCGAAGAAGTCACGCAGGAAGTGCTGCTCAAAGCCATCACGCGGTTGAGCACCTTTGAGGGTAAAAGTCAGTTCCGCACCTGGCTCTATCGGATCACGGTCAATCATGTTCTGAATATGAAACGTCGTGGTGGTGAAACAGAGCCGCATACTTTTTCCAGTTATGCCGCCGCGATCAACAATATTCCCGACCTGGATCTCCCGGATCCCAAGACGGTGCCTGTGGAGATCCCCCTGCTGGTAGAAGAGGCGAAAATCGCCTGTATGACCGGCATGCTGCTCTGCCTGGATCGCCGACAGCGGTTGATTTTCACGCTGGGTGAAATCTTCGGCGTCAGCGACAGAGTGGGCAGCGAAATCATGGAGATGTCAGCCGACAGTTTTCGGCAGAATCTCTCCCGCGCCCGTCGGGACCTTTACCAGTTCATGCAGAACCAGTGTGGCCTGGTGAATGAAAAGAATCCCTGCCGTTGTTCGAAAAAGACAAAAGGGTTTATTAACGAGGGGCACGTCGATCCCGAACACCTGTTGTTTGTACCTGAGCATTTCGAACGGATCAATGAAGTCGCCTCCGGCACGGTACGCGAAATCGAAGATGCCGTCGACCGGCAATATGCGACTCTGCAGCGCAGCTATCCGTTTCTGCAGCCGGACAATCCGGCGCGGTGGCTGCAAGAGATTCTGGAACAACCGGGCATCCGCACGGCGTTGCATCTGAACTGATTTTTTTCACGATAACTGTCACAGTCGGCTCTCGCATGTGTCTCAGTGGTAGAACAGACTCTGTCACTTCCAGATACACAAGGAGCAAACATGTTGAAATTACAGGATCAGGTCGCCCTGGTGACCGGGGCTTCCAAAGGCATCGGGGCGGGAATCGCCCGGGAACTGGCGTCAGCAGGTGCGGTGGTCGTCGTCAATTATGCGACCGACCAGGCTGGTGCGGAAGCCGTGGTTGAGGAGATCATAAAATCGAAAGGGCGCGCCGTCGCGGTTCAGGGAGATGTGTCAAACGCGGCCGATGCAGCACGCTTATGCAAAGCGGCGCATGCGATTTCGGGGCGGCTCGATATTCTGGTGAATAACGCCGGCGTCTATCAGCCGATGCCACTGGAGGAACTGACTGAGGCGGAGTTCCAGCGCGAGTTTACCATTAACGTTCTCGGCCCCCTGCTGATGATTCGTGAATCGCTGCCGTACTTCAGTTCAGATGGAGGCAATATCATCAACATCGGATCCGGTGCATCCCGGATGTGTCCTCCCGGATTTGCGCTCTATTCCGCCAGCAAAAGTGCCGTCGATGCGATTACCGGCGTGCTGTCGAAAGAGCTCGCCGGTCGAAAGATTCGGGTCAACTCCGTCAATCCCGGAGCCACACTCAGCGAGGGAACGCAGGCAGCCGGGCTGTACGGCACAGGAGCCGATTTCGAGAAACAACTGGTGTCCATGACTCCCTTAAACCGAATCGGTACGCCGGAAGACATTGCCAGGGTGGTGGCGTTTCTCGCGTCGGATGATGCCCGCTGGCTGACCGGCGAGGTCATACTGGCATCGGGTGGATTGCGTTAAGCAGGAATGGCATGAGACATTTCCTGGAGAGAACTCTTTAACTCACATTAACAAGGATCAGACAGATGAAAACACTTATGGGATTGACCGTGTTGTCCGGTTTGCTGTCGATAGTAAACGTAAATAATCTGCAGGCAGAAGAAAAAATAAAACCAGAAGTCAGACAGGCTCTGCAGACGTTTGCCGGTACGTGGCAGATCAAGTCCGTAGAACCCAAAGGGGCCACGCAAGCTGCCAGGCGACTGGTATTCCGCAAGGATCTGACTTACGCAGCTCTGGACAAAAACGGAAAGGAACTCTGGTCGGGAACCTTCGATCTGGACCCGACCGCCAGCCCCGGGATCTGGGATCATCGTTCCTATGAGGCCCGGAAGAAAGGGGGCGATGCACTGGGGATCTATGAACTTGACGGCAACCAATTGAAGGTCTGTTGTGTTGTGGGAACGTGGAACAACAAACAATGGATGGGCAAACCGCGTCCTACGAAATTTCAATTACCGATGGCTGATGTCGTGCTGCTGCTGGAACGCGTCACGACGGCGCCTTAGTTTCAGGCTGGTTTCACTCTACAGAATGCTATCTCTTATTCGGTTGCTGCTGTCCGCCTGACAGCCTGCAACCGAATTCCCATTTCCCGATTTCCTGACCAGGCGAGCGTTTTGCAATCGGGACTGAGTTTTCGAAACAGACAGCAAGCAGGTGTCCGGGCTTTTCCTTTTGACTGACACTGTCTATCAGTATATGCTATTGGGGAGTTTTCCGATACTGCAGTGAGGGATGGTTATTGCGAAAGGACTTTGCGGGGATGTCGAAACGCCGGAAATCCAGGGTTTCCCAATGCATGGCAGGTACTGTCCTGTTTCTGCTGCTGGCTTATCTGTTAAGCGTCGGTCCTGTGCTTACCCTAACGGTCAGGTTTCAGGAATCGGGATACACGCCCCGCTCGATTTGTGAGATTCGCCCCTGGTGGTCTCATTTTGAATTGTGTGCAGGTCGGAAATACGAATACGCAGATCGCCTGGAGCGATTTTACTCTCCTTTAATCTGGTGTGCCGAGAATAACGACTTGTTTAAAAGTGGAACTGATCGCTACATCAGCCTATTCAATCGTGGAGATTGAATACTGCCTGTCGTCGGATCAAGTAATGTTTCACTCGGTCATTCTGTCGTAGAGCTCCGTGATTCGACACTGCCAGTTCTGATGAATGACTCCCGCAAACATCTCGGCACGTGGTTTGCTTTGGGATTGAGATTTGAGTTCACCGCCGGGGTGAACTTGTACCAGGTCCTGATTCAACTGGAGGAATTCTAATGACCCACGAAAAATATGCGTCTTGTATTGAAGCCTGTATCAAATGCGCCCAGGCCTGTGAACATTGTGCCGACTCCTGCCTGAGCGAGCAGAATGTCCAGAACATGGCTGAGTGCGTTCGTCTCGACCGGGACTGTGCTGAGCTCTGCTGGACGGCTGCGGCACTGATGAGTCGTGGCTCACAGTTCGTTGCGGGTATCTGCGGGCTCTGTGCTGAGGCTTGCGACGCTTGTGGAACGGAATGTGGACAGCACGAAGCCGAGCACTGTCAGAGCTGTGCTGAAGCATGCCGACAGTGTGCTGAGGAATGTCGTCAACTGGCGGGTGCCGCTGTTTAATTTTGGCTGGGAGAGAAGCGTTCCCTGGTCGCCGATTGACCAGGGTGCGCTCTACGCTGACAGCACGATTCGCAAACTCTCTTAAACCGTGTTTTATCCCACGTCGTAAATTGCGGGTGTCAGATTGTCTCCCGCAGGCGGCAGACTGACGTTCTTTGATTCTGTCTGTCTGAATCTACGATATTCAGGAAAAATGGCAACAATATTTCTTCGGGTGTCGATCATGGGAAACACATTTCAGGAGTGTGCCTTACGCGTTACTCTGTCTAATCGATCGAAGAAAAGATTGACAACCTGTTTCAATGGATTATGATCCGCTTGCGAGAAAGCACTAGCATGGCCTCCAGAAACAGCCCCGGCAGCAGGATATGCCGGGGCTGTTTCACTTTATCGTGTCAGAGTCCCTGAGGAATTATTTGAGAAGACTTCTAGAGCTTTCGGTGCCCTGCGGCTAGACTACGAGGATGAAACAGAATCTGCTGACGAATGAGAGGTTTTACCTGACGCTGGTGACGATCGCCGCGGTGATCCTGTTCGTCGTCAGCCTGACTGTGGAGACAAAGGCGTTACCGCCAGAAGCTTCACTGTTTTTTCCGGGGATCGCCCTGTTCTGTCTGGGTGAACTGCTCAATGGCCGGGGCGGCGCGGCAACCAGGAAAACGACGGCGGGCTGCCTGTTCAACCTGATCGGGTTCCTGCTGATTGTAAGTGGTGCCTGGCTGATGTTCTTTCCCTCACGCCCGATTGAGAAACCGCCCGAGGAGAGTGTGTCATGCCTGATAATTCGAGAAGGTACATACGGCAGATAATTTTAGCTGTCTGAGCGTTCTAACCTTCGGATTCCTGTCTGCGTCTCAACTGCAAACAGAGTTGCCTGCGAGAGCGTCATGGTTCGCTGTTTGAAATGGGAGGCTCTAATTCGAGTTCTATCAATCGAAACTCAGCCGGATCGATCTGAATCGGTACGGGATTGATAAAAATCATGGGTTTCCGATCAGGGATGATTATCTGGGGCTCCACGTTTTCCAGGTCTTTGATGACCTCAAAAATCTGATCGGGATCGATCTCCTCCCAGTCTGCGTCCCAGGGATCATTGGGTAAACCATGCAGATCAACGATGTCAGGAATCATGTCGAAGGTCAGCCCCGCAGGTTCGCCCGTTGGTAACGGCATGACGTGGGGAACCGGTACGAACTGGGAAGCTGGCGGATCGTCATTTCGTACGTGACCGGGTCCGGCGGAGCAGAGTAACAGATTTATGATGATGAGTGTTTGCATACACGTTAGAGTTCTGCAGCGGTCGGGGAGTTCCCGAATTTTTATTTTTTTCCCGCCAGGCAGTGATCGATCTTCAGCTTGGTGGTTGTGGGACGATCCGTACAATTGGTGGATTGGTTTTTAAGAAGCATGCAGGATGTTTTTCTACCATTACCGGCGGTTAGCGCCTTGCCGCTCATTTATTCGAAGGTGTTTTCAAGTGGGTACTGATTTTGTGGAAGGGCGTGGGGAGGTCAAGAGGATGTTGCGAAATTCTGCTGCTGAATCTGCTCTGATGTTCCCTGAGTTGTTGTTGAGATGTACTTCAAATGCCCTGAGTGTGCTGCGAAATGCTTTGAAAATGTACGAGACATGTGGCACTGGTTCTGAGTGTTCTGGTGAAAACCTTCAAAAATCGACGCCGATTCAGGTGCTGCTGACTCACTGGTGGAACAGGTTCCGGTGCACGCATCGTCCGCCTCGCGCGCGAAGCAGAATTTCACAAAATACGGATCGGGAACTGCGAATCAAGTTCAATTTATTCAGTGAGGTTCACCAGAGTGCACCGGTATAAAATACGAAGTAGTCAACACGCTGGTCTATTCGAATGAGGCCCCGATCAGAAATGGTGATTCTCATATATGAATTTTGTATAAACGTGGGAGTCGCTACCTTGTCTCGACAGAAACGATCCCGACAATTGAGGTCTGAATTTGACACTTCGACTGAACCTGAAAAACGAGACCTGACTGTGAAACGATTTGCGCTACTGACTGTATTTGTACTGTTCCTGACCGTAACAGTTCGACCGACCCAGGCCTGGAATTATGCGGGGCATCGGATCATCGCTGCGATCGCCTGGGATCAACTGACGCCGGAACGGCGGATGGAACTCGTGCAGTTGCTCAAACAGCATCCCCGGTTTGAGCAGGATTTTCAGTCGCGGATGCCTCAGATCATCAAGGATGCGACGCCGGAAATTCAGGCTCGCTGGCTGTTCATGCGGGCGGCGACCTGGCCGGATATTGCCCGGAGTTTCAAGGATGCGGACCGCGAGAAATATCATCATGGGACCTGGCATTACATCAACCAGCCAATTTACCTGGATGAAGCTTCAAAAAACGCGTTGAGTAAGCAGCTCTCGGCGAACGTGGCGACGTCGATCAAAGCGGGAGACGATGTGCTGGGGTTCAATATTATTCAGGCCCTGGAATATTGTGTGGCGCAACTGAAAGACCCGCGTGTGAGCCAGGCGGATAAAGCCGTCTACTTCTGCTGGGTGATGCACCTGGTGGGAGACAGTCATCAGCCGCTGCATTCTTCGGCCCTGTTCAGCCGACGTATGTTTCCTGAGGGAGACCGGGGAGGCAATGATATTCGAATTGCGAAATCGAATCTGCATTCCCAGTGGGACGGCCTGCTGGGGAACAGCTTCAAGGATTCGGAGATTGTCGGCCAGGCGGTGGGGATCGAACGGGACCCCGCGAATAAGCGGCTCGGCGAGAGCGCTGCCAGGGATTTGAATTATGTGACTTGGATCAACGAAAGTCACGAACTGGCTCGGGAGAAAGGATACAGCGAGGAAATACTGGAAGCAGCTCGCGTGAGTGAAGCTGAGGGTGGGAAGTTTCAGAAACTGTCTTCACTGCCTCAGAGTTATTATCGGCAGGCAGGTTCGATCGCGGTCAAGCGGGCGGCCCAGGCTGGCTGGCGACTGGCGGCAGTATTGGAGAGTATGAGGTGAAGTTGAGTGACCCAGAGCGACGGAATTCGCGATCTTCACTTATTCGGATTCAAATAGTGGAAGTAGAAGAAAACCAGCGACAGGAAAGATATCATCAGGAGCAGGTTAAGGCCTATCAAAACCAACAGGAGCGTGCGACGTTTCGGATAGGGACCATCTGGAATTTTTTTGGCATCAAGATCTGTCAGGCACCCACAATTGCGACAGCGATAGCCGCCCTGTTTCCACTGTTGAATGGTTTTTGAGACAGGATGTTGAAAGGGAAACAAAGGAGTCCCGCAGGACGGACAGCATTTCCCCTGGGCTTGTTTGAT contains:
- a CDS encoding RNA polymerase sigma factor, coding for MYNPFLEADDDARQDIELVERARNGDRAALEALILRHQAWIYNIAVRMVFQPHDAEEVTQEVLLKAITRLSTFEGKSQFRTWLYRITVNHVLNMKRRGGETEPHTFSSYAAAINNIPDLDLPDPKTVPVEIPLLVEEAKIACMTGMLLCLDRRQRLIFTLGEIFGVSDRVGSEIMEMSADSFRQNLSRARRDLYQFMQNQCGLVNEKNPCRCSKKTKGFINEGHVDPEHLLFVPEHFERINEVASGTVREIEDAVDRQYATLQRSYPFLQPDNPARWLQEILEQPGIRTALHLN
- a CDS encoding SDR family NAD(P)-dependent oxidoreductase; this encodes MLKLQDQVALVTGASKGIGAGIARELASAGAVVVVNYATDQAGAEAVVEEIIKSKGRAVAVQGDVSNAADAARLCKAAHAISGRLDILVNNAGVYQPMPLEELTEAEFQREFTINVLGPLLMIRESLPYFSSDGGNIINIGSGASRMCPPGFALYSASKSAVDAITGVLSKELAGRKIRVNSVNPGATLSEGTQAAGLYGTGADFEKQLVSMTPLNRIGTPEDIARVVAFLASDDARWLTGEVILASGGLR
- a CDS encoding TIGR03067 domain-containing protein, translating into MKTLMGLTVLSGLLSIVNVNNLQAEEKIKPEVRQALQTFAGTWQIKSVEPKGATQAARRLVFRKDLTYAALDKNGKELWSGTFDLDPTASPGIWDHRSYEARKKGGDALGIYELDGNQLKVCCVVGTWNNKQWMGKPRPTKFQLPMADVVLLLERVTTAP
- a CDS encoding four-helix bundle copper-binding protein, translating into MTHEKYASCIEACIKCAQACEHCADSCLSEQNVQNMAECVRLDRDCAELCWTAAALMSRGSQFVAGICGLCAEACDACGTECGQHEAEHCQSCAEACRQCAEECRQLAGAAV
- a CDS encoding S1/P1 nuclease, producing the protein MKRFALLTVFVLFLTVTVRPTQAWNYAGHRIIAAIAWDQLTPERRMELVQLLKQHPRFEQDFQSRMPQIIKDATPEIQARWLFMRAATWPDIARSFKDADREKYHHGTWHYINQPIYLDEASKNALSKQLSANVATSIKAGDDVLGFNIIQALEYCVAQLKDPRVSQADKAVYFCWVMHLVGDSHQPLHSSALFSRRMFPEGDRGGNDIRIAKSNLHSQWDGLLGNSFKDSEIVGQAVGIERDPANKRLGESAARDLNYVTWINESHELAREKGYSEEILEAARVSEAEGGKFQKLSSLPQSYYRQAGSIAVKRAAQAGWRLAAVLESMR